One part of the Tenacibaculum sp. 190130A14a genome encodes these proteins:
- a CDS encoding efflux RND transporter permease subunit, with translation MNLAKFSIDKNRITLMVLATIVIMGLVMYSGLSRDSMPPYTVRVATVVSVFPGASPERVEQLVTDKIEKVAQELPELKDVNSTSRTGLSVVSVTLKDETSPEKLQSVWDRLRRKLNAIQGLPQGVNPNLNDDGIGDVYGIVVGLTSDGFSYAEMKDYADDIKDDLIRLPDAAKVSMGGSQDERVFVEFDNTRLKEYGLSASKLQQIIGTTNILNSGGQVNVGDERIILEPTGNFNSVSDIRDMLVPVGNGSQLVKLGDITTVKKGYVDPSSQEVFINGKKAISLHVNLKKNSNVIELGNQVNGVVNEWQNRLPVGLELTRVSSLDTYIDDKVDNFISNLMQSIAIVLVVMLVFLGFRTGFVIASLIPIVTIMTLMIMGLMKIGLNQVTLAALIMALGMLVDNAIVVAETIMVKLEQGVDKYKAAVDAFSELWMPLLISTLTTSAAFLAFYLSPTSMGDIVGPIFVVISIALLSSWFIALTVITLFCYLFLKVAPKETKTPSLIDRVINNLKVGYKDLIMVALRNKYKVIVGIFIAFFASLYGFGFIPFVFFPDSDRNMITVDINLPQGTKIERTKEVVAALEKYMIDNLKTKEGRELGIVDWSAYVGEGPESYDLGYSPDEANSNYAHILVNTSSFNENKEMIAQLDSYAFNNFPNADIRVSTLSSGGASTPIEIEVSGNNPDELAKISEAVKLKLSSISGTKNIKDNWGPKSKKFLVKVDQSRAQTAGVSSSDIATSLTTVLDGFQTGEYREDDKSIPIVMRADASQQQSLASLETLNVFAQSSGRSVPLLQVAEIIPQWQYGKIVRKNLRRTINITSKLTANGNATAITNEITPWLDEQMKTWPSGYTYELGGEAKQSAESMGSVIGYLPISGFIIVLLLIIQFNSFRKMFMVVLTIPLGIIGVVIGLLTFQEPFGFMPFLGVISLAGIVINNAIVLIDRMEIELAAGRSEQDSVIAACLQRFRPILLATFTTVLGLIPLYLSGGEMWEGMAVSIMIGLLFGTIITLLFIPSLYSALFKVSYKGYDFNEQLLEE, from the coding sequence ATGAATTTAGCAAAATTCTCAATAGATAAGAATAGAATTACCCTAATGGTACTTGCAACCATTGTTATCATGGGGCTTGTCATGTATTCTGGATTGTCGCGTGATAGTATGCCTCCATATACAGTACGCGTAGCAACGGTAGTTTCTGTATTTCCAGGGGCGAGTCCTGAGCGTGTAGAACAATTGGTAACGGATAAGATAGAAAAAGTAGCACAAGAATTACCTGAGTTAAAAGATGTAAATTCTACGTCTCGTACAGGATTATCGGTAGTTTCAGTAACTTTAAAAGATGAAACCTCTCCTGAAAAATTACAATCTGTTTGGGATCGTTTACGAAGAAAATTAAACGCTATTCAAGGGTTACCGCAAGGAGTGAATCCGAATTTGAATGATGACGGAATTGGAGATGTATATGGTATTGTGGTTGGTTTAACTTCAGATGGGTTTAGCTATGCTGAAATGAAAGATTATGCCGATGATATCAAAGATGATTTGATTCGCTTACCAGATGCTGCAAAAGTAAGTATGGGAGGTTCACAAGACGAACGTGTATTTGTTGAATTTGACAATACGCGTTTAAAAGAATATGGTTTGTCTGCTTCTAAACTGCAACAAATAATTGGTACCACCAATATTTTAAACTCAGGAGGTCAGGTAAATGTAGGGGATGAACGTATTATTTTAGAACCTACTGGAAACTTTAACTCGGTAAGTGATATTAGAGATATGTTGGTGCCTGTGGGAAATGGATCTCAACTGGTAAAATTGGGAGATATTACGACAGTTAAAAAAGGTTATGTAGATCCGTCAAGTCAAGAAGTATTTATCAATGGGAAAAAAGCCATTTCATTACATGTCAACCTAAAGAAAAACTCGAATGTAATTGAGTTAGGAAATCAAGTAAATGGTGTTGTGAATGAATGGCAAAATAGATTACCAGTTGGATTAGAACTAACCCGTGTATCATCTTTAGATACCTATATTGATGATAAAGTAGATAACTTTATTAGCAATCTAATGCAATCTATTGCGATTGTATTAGTGGTAATGTTAGTATTTCTAGGATTCCGAACTGGTTTTGTGATTGCAAGTTTAATTCCGATTGTAACCATCATGACTTTGATGATTATGGGGCTGATGAAAATAGGATTGAATCAAGTAACATTAGCGGCCTTAATTATGGCATTAGGAATGCTGGTAGATAATGCCATTGTGGTAGCAGAAACCATTATGGTAAAGCTCGAACAAGGCGTTGATAAGTATAAGGCTGCAGTAGATGCATTCTCAGAATTATGGATGCCTTTATTAATTTCTACCTTAACTACATCGGCAGCCTTTTTAGCCTTTTATTTATCGCCAACTTCTATGGGAGATATTGTAGGGCCTATTTTCGTAGTAATTTCTATTGCGTTATTATCTTCTTGGTTTATTGCGTTAACCGTAATTACCTTATTCTGTTATTTATTCTTAAAAGTAGCGCCAAAAGAAACTAAAACACCTAGTTTGATTGATCGTGTGATTAATAATTTAAAAGTGGGGTATAAGGATTTAATCATGGTAGCACTTCGTAATAAATACAAAGTGATTGTAGGAATTTTTATTGCCTTTTTTGCTTCCTTATATGGTTTCGGATTTATTCCATTTGTATTCTTCCCAGATAGTGATCGAAATATGATTACGGTAGATATTAATTTACCACAAGGAACAAAAATTGAGCGTACCAAAGAAGTGGTGGCTGCTTTGGAGAAATACATGATTGATAACCTAAAAACCAAAGAGGGTCGTGAGTTAGGAATCGTAGATTGGAGTGCCTATGTTGGAGAAGGACCAGAGTCCTATGATTTAGGATATTCGCCAGATGAAGCCAATTCAAACTATGCCCATATCTTGGTAAATACTTCTTCGTTTAATGAGAATAAGGAAATGATAGCGCAATTAGATAGCTATGCGTTTAACAATTTTCCGAATGCAGATATTCGTGTAAGTACCTTATCTAGTGGTGGAGCAAGTACTCCGATTGAAATAGAAGTTTCAGGGAATAATCCAGATGAATTGGCGAAAATTTCAGAAGCGGTAAAACTAAAACTTTCAAGTATCTCAGGAACCAAGAATATCAAAGATAACTGGGGACCAAAGAGTAAGAAGTTTTTGGTAAAAGTAGATCAAAGTAGAGCGCAAACAGCAGGGGTTTCAAGTTCTGATATTGCTACTTCGTTAACTACGGTATTAGACGGATTTCAAACAGGAGAGTACCGAGAAGATGACAAATCAATTCCAATTGTCATGCGTGCAGATGCATCACAACAACAATCCTTAGCTTCTTTAGAAACCTTGAATGTATTTGCACAATCGAGTGGTAGAAGTGTACCTTTATTGCAAGTAGCAGAGATTATTCCGCAATGGCAATATGGTAAGATTGTACGTAAGAATTTGCGAAGAACCATTAATATTACGAGTAAGCTAACAGCGAATGGAAATGCTACCGCAATTACCAATGAAATTACACCTTGGTTAGATGAGCAAATGAAAACTTGGCCATCAGGATATACTTATGAATTAGGTGGAGAAGCAAAACAATCAGCAGAAAGTATGGGTTCTGTCATTGGATATTTACCAATTTCTGGATTTATCATTGTATTGTTATTAATCATTCAGTTTAACTCGTTCCGTAAAATGTTTATGGTAGTATTAACCATTCCATTAGGAATAATTGGAGTGGTGATTGGCTTATTGACCTTCCAAGAACCTTTCGGATTTATGCCTTTCTTAGGGGTGATTTCTTTAGCAGGAATTGTAATTAACAATGCCATTGTATTGATAGACCGTATGGAAATAGAATTGGCAGCAGGACGTAGTGAACAAGATTCTGTAATCGCAGCCTGTTTACAACGTTTCAGACCTATTTTATTGGCAACCTTTACAACGGTATTAGGATTGATTCCATTATATCTTTCAGGAGGAGAGATGTGGGAAGGAATGGCCGTAAGTATTATGATCGGATTGTTATTTGGTACCATTATTACCTTATTGTTTATCCCATCCTTGTACAGTGCTTTGTTTAAAGTGAGTTATAAAGGCTATGACTTTAACGAGCAATTATTAGAAGAATAA
- a CDS encoding YbhB/YbcL family Raf kinase inhibitor-like protein gives MKRVLILLAFTLPSIIWSQTFTLSSSDIGGQATKKEEFNGFGCSGDNTSPALSWVNAPKGTKSFGITMYDKDAPTGSGWWHWVVFDIPANINKIKSGAGNISTNLLPKKAIQSITNFGKSGYGGPCPPEGHGPHQYVITVYALKTDKLGLDKNTNPAIVGYYLNANTLAKSSIVMYYER, from the coding sequence ATGAAACGAGTACTTATCTTATTAGCATTTACATTACCAAGTATTATTTGGTCACAAACATTCACATTGTCCAGTTCAGATATTGGAGGCCAAGCAACCAAAAAAGAAGAATTCAATGGATTTGGTTGCTCAGGCGACAATACATCACCAGCTCTTAGTTGGGTCAATGCTCCAAAAGGAACTAAGAGTTTTGGAATTACCATGTACGATAAAGACGCTCCTACTGGTAGTGGTTGGTGGCATTGGGTAGTTTTTGATATTCCCGCAAATATTAATAAAATTAAATCAGGTGCAGGAAATATTTCAACAAATCTATTACCCAAAAAAGCCATACAGAGCATTACAAATTTTGGTAAATCTGGTTACGGAGGACCCTGTCCACCCGAAGGTCACGGACCACATCAATACGTAATCACTGTTTACGCTTTAAAAACAGACAAACTTGGTTTAGACAAAAACACAAATCCAGCAATAGTAGGTTATTATCTGAATGCAAATACTTTAGCAAAGTCTTCTATTGTTATGTATTATGAAAGATAA
- a CDS encoding putative signal transducing protein, whose translation MKEHIKIFTGTSILVNRLAYLLDQISIPSIIKDDKESGRLAGFGTFGDSAELHIFDSDFEGAKNVIENFRKEIEK comes from the coding sequence ATGAAAGAACATATTAAAATATTTACAGGAACCTCGATTTTAGTAAACAGGTTGGCTTATTTATTAGACCAAATTAGTATTCCTTCTATTATTAAGGATGATAAAGAATCTGGAAGACTTGCAGGATTTGGAACCTTTGGAGATTCTGCCGAGTTACATATTTTTGACTCTGATTTTGAGGGCGCTAAAAATGTAATTGAAAATTTCAGAAAAGAAATTGAAAAATAA
- a CDS encoding AraC family transcriptional regulator has product MSIINIPEQLISEEVKKDAYIIDYEHHIISSRQRVSFDFYTISFLMEGVKEIYSSNESEEILASNFLIVKRGNCLMTETLSTSSNYRSKLITFSNDFLLEFINKYNININYEENNETKLYRVLPFDNYIKLYIKSLNILPSDRMQQAKIEELLIYCYETYGNEFFSFLKADRYSSSLRQVIEKHITKGLSVDELAFLCNMSLSTFKRAFYQEYQSTPSKWIKKRRLELSKNDLKDKYLRASDIYLKYGFGSLSRYISAFKKEYGITPKQFQQHSK; this is encoded by the coding sequence ATGAGCATAATCAACATACCTGAACAACTAATAAGTGAGGAAGTTAAAAAAGATGCTTATATAATCGATTATGAACATCACATTATCTCTTCAAGACAAAGAGTATCGTTTGATTTTTATACCATCAGTTTTTTAATGGAAGGTGTTAAAGAAATATATTCTTCAAATGAAAGTGAAGAAATCTTAGCTTCAAACTTTTTAATTGTAAAAAGAGGTAATTGTTTAATGACTGAAACACTTTCTACAAGCTCCAATTATAGAAGCAAGCTTATTACTTTTTCAAACGATTTTTTACTTGAGTTCATAAACAAGTATAATATAAATATAAACTATGAAGAAAATAATGAAACTAAACTATACAGAGTTTTACCATTTGATAATTATATAAAACTCTATATAAAATCTCTTAATATTCTTCCTTCAGATAGAATGCAGCAAGCTAAAATTGAAGAACTACTAATCTACTGCTATGAAACCTATGGAAATGAGTTTTTCTCTTTTCTAAAAGCCGACAGATATTCTTCTAGTTTACGTCAGGTAATTGAAAAACATATAACCAAAGGTTTATCTGTTGATGAGTTAGCCTTTTTATGTAATATGAGCTTGTCTACATTTAAAAGAGCCTTTTATCAAGAATATCAATCTACTCCTTCTAAATGGATAAAAAAAAGACGATTAGAACTATCTAAGAACGATTTAAAAGACAAATATTTAAGAGCTTCTGACATTTACTTAAAATATGGCTTTGGTAGTTTATCAAGATACATAAGTGCCTTTAAAAAAGAATACGGAATAACTCCTAAACAATTTCAACAACATTCAAAATGA
- a CDS encoding efflux RND transporter periplasmic adaptor subunit yields MKNITQLILLCVFSLIFFSCGKEKKEVQQALRPVKYQQIGYLGGDKIRTFSGTAKTDKIINLSFRSSGIITEFNMKLGQKVNKGQLLAKLDNVQSRLSFEQARTQVNSAQSQMNTAKLGLNRVRSLYEKGSASLSDFENAKNSYKTAQEAFNSAKRGLDIQAEQIKFGFIYAPDSGVIASVSAEIDENVNPGQTIATLNAGTEMEITLGLPESVINGVKENMKVDVTFTALANKKFIGKVTEVAPAVSANTATYPVKIAVTNPSDLIKSGMASNVTFDFGNHTLDDKVLVAPAHAVGEDSNGNFVFVVNGEGEKGTVKKQKVTIGKLTSEGFEITSGLNAGQKIATAGLQTLLDGQEVKLN; encoded by the coding sequence ATGAAAAACATCACTCAATTAATATTATTATGTGTTTTTTCTCTAATTTTCTTTTCATGTGGTAAAGAGAAAAAAGAAGTACAACAAGCATTAAGACCTGTAAAGTATCAACAAATTGGATATTTGGGAGGCGATAAAATCCGTACGTTTAGTGGAACTGCAAAGACCGATAAAATCATCAATTTAAGCTTTAGAAGTTCAGGGATTATTACTGAGTTTAATATGAAACTGGGACAAAAAGTAAACAAAGGACAATTGTTAGCAAAACTGGACAATGTACAATCGAGATTGTCATTTGAACAAGCAAGAACCCAAGTAAACAGTGCACAATCGCAAATGAATACAGCAAAGTTAGGATTGAATCGTGTACGTTCTTTGTATGAAAAAGGGAGTGCTTCTTTAAGTGATTTTGAAAATGCAAAGAACAGTTATAAAACGGCGCAAGAAGCATTCAACTCAGCAAAAAGAGGATTGGATATTCAGGCAGAACAAATAAAATTTGGATTTATCTATGCACCCGATAGTGGAGTCATTGCTTCGGTAAGTGCTGAAATTGATGAAAATGTAAATCCAGGGCAAACCATTGCAACCTTGAATGCTGGAACCGAAATGGAAATTACCTTAGGATTGCCAGAAAGTGTGATTAATGGTGTAAAAGAGAATATGAAAGTAGATGTAACTTTTACCGCATTGGCAAATAAAAAATTTATTGGAAAGGTAACGGAAGTTGCGCCGGCAGTGAGTGCCAATACAGCTACATATCCAGTAAAAATTGCAGTCACAAATCCATCAGATTTAATTAAAAGTGGAATGGCATCGAATGTAACTTTCGATTTTGGAAATCATACCTTAGATGATAAAGTGTTGGTGGCTCCTGCACATGCTGTGGGAGAAGATAGTAATGGGAATTTTGTATTTGTTGTGAATGGAGAAGGAGAGAAAGGAACGGTTAAAAAGCAAAAAGTAACCATAGGCAAGCTTACTTCAGAAGGTTTCGAAATAACTTCAGGATTAAATGCAGGACAGAAGATAGCTACAGCAGGGTTGCAAACTTTGTTAGATGGGCAAGAAGTAAAATTGAATTAA
- the gmk gene encoding guanylate kinase has product MKQNEKVVIFSAPSGAGKTTIVKHLLSVNNQLSFSISVCSRAKRNIESNDKDYYFLSVEEFTSKIAANEFIEWEEVYEDNFYGTLKSEVQRIWKAGKVIVFDVDVIGGLNLKKYFGDKALSVFVKAPSIEELENRLRNRKTETEATLQTRLGKAKKEMEYAKDFDVILVNDNPEISSKEAERIIDSFLNQ; this is encoded by the coding sequence ATGAAACAAAATGAGAAGGTTGTTATTTTTTCAGCACCTTCGGGGGCAGGAAAAACAACTATTGTCAAACACTTACTTTCTGTAAACAATCAATTATCTTTTTCAATTTCTGTCTGTAGCAGAGCCAAAAGAAACATTGAATCTAATGACAAAGATTATTATTTCTTGTCGGTAGAAGAGTTTACATCAAAAATAGCTGCTAATGAATTTATTGAATGGGAAGAAGTATATGAAGACAATTTTTACGGCACTCTAAAATCTGAAGTACAACGTATTTGGAAGGCTGGTAAAGTAATTGTTTTTGATGTAGATGTTATTGGTGGCTTAAATTTAAAAAAGTACTTCGGAGATAAAGCTCTTTCCGTTTTCGTAAAAGCTCCCTCCATAGAAGAATTAGAGAATCGTTTAAGAAATAGAAAAACAGAAACCGAAGCTACGCTTCAAACGAGATTAGGTAAAGCCAAAAAAGAAATGGAATATGCCAAAGATTTTGATGTTATTTTGGTAAACGACAATCCTGAAATTTCCTCCAAAGAAGCAGAACGAATTATAGATTCCTTTTTAAATCAATAA
- a CDS encoding VOC family protein produces the protein MKDKKIPIQRLDHLVLTVNDLEKTIVFYTEVLDMDLISFGDNRKALKFGDQKINLHIKGEEIEPKATIALPGTADLCLITSIPLNDVKEILEFNNLKMYPDIIKRTGALGDIRSIYARDPDQNLIEISSYNF, from the coding sequence ATGAAAGATAAAAAGATACCTATTCAAAGGTTAGATCATTTAGTCTTAACTGTAAATGACTTAGAAAAAACAATTGTTTTTTATACTGAAGTATTAGATATGGATTTGATTTCTTTTGGAGACAATAGAAAAGCATTAAAATTTGGAGATCAAAAAATCAATTTACATATTAAAGGAGAAGAAATTGAACCCAAAGCCACTATTGCACTGCCAGGTACCGCAGACTTATGTCTAATAACTTCAATACCTCTAAATGATGTCAAAGAAATTCTAGAATTCAACAACTTAAAAATGTATCCAGACATCATTAAAAGAACTGGAGCTTTAGGAGACATACGCTCTATTTATGCAAGAGACCCAGATCAAAACTTAATCGAAATTTCCAGTTATAATTTCTAA
- a CDS encoding SsrA-binding protein, whose amino-acid sequence MKKQLFKFLAKLNKVLLPSFTKRQLDIAKASKFQLAIIGWRAFVTINALD is encoded by the coding sequence ATGAAAAAACAATTATTTAAGTTTTTAGCCAAACTAAACAAAGTTCTTTTACCGTCTTTTACCAAAAGACAGTTGGACATTGCAAAAGCATCTAAATTTCAATTAGCCATTATTGGATGGCGTGCTTTTGTTACCATAAATGCATTAGATTAA